A genomic window from Streptomyces mirabilis includes:
- a CDS encoding transposase, with protein MGVTAEKRRKFDPEFREGAVRIVTETGKPIAEVAKDLGINETTLASWVSRARRAGTTPAGESDELERLRRENAQLKRDNEELVMERDVLKRCMALWVK; from the coding sequence TTGGGAGTCACGGCGGAGAAGCGACGGAAGTTCGATCCGGAGTTCCGTGAGGGGGCTGTACGGATCGTGACGGAGACCGGCAAGCCGATCGCCGAGGTCGCGAAGGACCTGGGCATCAACGAGACCACCCTGGCCAGCTGGGTGTCCCGTGCCCGCCGGGCCGGGACCACGCCGGCCGGTGAGAGCGACGAGCTGGAGCGGCTGCGGCGGGAGAACGCTCAGCTCAAGCGGGACAACGAGGAACTGGTCATGGAGCGTGATGTGCTCAAACGCTGCATGGCCCTGTGGGTGAAGTAG
- a CDS encoding epoxide hydrolase — MSASERQSIRPFRVHIPEHDLTDLRRRIKTTRWPDRETVRDQSQGVQLATMKELTRYWGTTYNWRNIEKTLNSLPMYITEIDGLDIQFIHVRSRHADALPIILTHGWPGSILEFLKVIGPLSNPTAHGGRAEDAFHLVIPSMPGYGFSERPTTTGWNPDRIARAWAVLMERLGYEHYVSQGGDWGAVISDKMAVQKPRGLLGIHVNFPATVPPDIAKKLACGDPVPAGLGPDEKAAYNQLAAFYKTGSGYSAMMVTRPQTEGYGVTDSPAGLAAWMYDKFAAWTYSGGHPERVLTKDEMLNDITLYWVTNTAVSSSRLYWENNANNFNAVSVSIPAAITVFPGEIYQAPRSWASRAYHDLFYYHKARSGGHFAAWEVPGIFTDELRAAFSSLRNSQRKAGK; from the coding sequence GTGTCGGCAAGTGAGAGGCAAAGCATCCGCCCGTTCCGCGTGCATATTCCGGAGCATGATCTGACTGATCTGCGTCGACGCATCAAGACGACACGATGGCCCGATCGGGAAACCGTCCGGGATCAGTCCCAGGGTGTCCAGCTGGCCACGATGAAGGAACTCACCCGCTACTGGGGAACGACGTACAACTGGCGGAACATCGAGAAGACACTCAACTCTCTGCCGATGTACATAACAGAGATCGACGGACTCGACATACAGTTCATCCATGTCCGCTCCCGCCACGCGGATGCCTTGCCGATCATCTTGACCCATGGCTGGCCCGGCTCCATTCTGGAGTTCTTGAAGGTCATCGGGCCGCTCAGCAACCCCACGGCCCACGGGGGCCGCGCCGAGGACGCCTTTCACCTCGTCATACCGTCGATGCCGGGCTATGGCTTCTCGGAACGGCCGACGACCACCGGGTGGAACCCTGACCGTATCGCGCGCGCCTGGGCCGTGCTGATGGAGCGTCTGGGATACGAGCACTACGTTTCCCAAGGCGGGGACTGGGGTGCTGTGATTTCGGACAAGATGGCCGTACAGAAACCCCGCGGGTTGCTCGGAATCCACGTCAACTTCCCGGCCACCGTGCCGCCGGACATCGCGAAGAAGCTCGCCTGCGGTGACCCCGTACCCGCCGGTCTCGGCCCCGACGAGAAGGCCGCGTACAACCAGCTGGCCGCCTTCTACAAGACTGGATCCGGTTACTCGGCGATGATGGTCACTCGTCCGCAGACCGAGGGATACGGAGTGACGGACTCACCCGCCGGATTGGCCGCCTGGATGTACGACAAGTTCGCGGCCTGGACCTACAGCGGCGGCCACCCCGAGCGCGTACTCACCAAGGATGAAATGCTCAACGACATCACACTTTACTGGGTGACGAACACCGCGGTCTCCTCGTCGCGTCTTTACTGGGAGAACAACGCCAACAACTTCAACGCCGTGTCCGTGTCCATCCCGGCCGCCATCACGGTGTTCCCCGGCGAGATCTACCAGGCCCCGCGCAGCTGGGCGTCACGCGCGTACCACGACCTCTTCTACTACCACAAGGCCCGTAGCGGCGGCCATTTTGCGGCCTGGGAGGTGCCGGGCATCTTCACGGACGAACTCCGGGCCGCATTCTCGTCACTGCGCAACTCCCAGAGGAAAGCAGGAAAGTAG